From the Solanum stenotomum isolate F172 chromosome 4, ASM1918654v1, whole genome shotgun sequence genome, one window contains:
- the LOC125863078 gene encoding uncharacterized protein LOC125863078, with the protein MSSSSSPTRSQGERPRTFDGEAKRICWAKAETVPGRHPERWRKDSAGNILCKRLFNCQGCLCFEYDHIIPFSKGGESIAENCQILQTRVNRLKSNKDEIDISRLKSYSCDIKFTDKELDVIEMAVYGDVLRPGKQCRCRTVAEVLGQYKSKDRAAPCNLPYADESL; encoded by the exons ATGAGCTCTTCAAGCTCACCTACTCGATCTCAAGGAGAGAGACCAAGGACTTTTGACGGTGAAGCTAAAAGGATCTGCTGGGCCAAGGCTGAGACTGTACCCGGTCGACATCCTGAACGCTGGCGGAAAGATTCCGCCGGAAACATTCTCTGCAAACGCCTCTTCAATTGTCAAGGCTGTCTTTGCTTTGAATATGATCACATCATTCCCTTTTCCAAAG GGGGTGAGTCCATAGCAGAGAATTGCCAGATCCTTCAGACAAGGGTGAACAGGCTTAAATCCAATAAGGATGAGATTGATATTAGTCGGTTAAAAAGCTACTCCTGTGATATCAAGTTCACTG ATAAAGAGCTTGATGTTATTGAAATGGCTGTTTATGGGGATGTTCTTCGACCTGGAAAGCAATGCCGTTGTAGAACTGTTGCTGAAGTGCTAGGCCAATATAAGTCAAAGGATCGGGCTGCTCCCTGCAACTTACCATATGCAGATGAATCCTTATAG
- the LOC125861393 gene encoding trihydrophobin-like: MTIVLAEKVCGVGNDNEGGDNSGCNDCNNNDGGEEGVEGRREGSSDVGGGSSGDTGGRRGGSGGVRGDGDGSVIGEDGGNNSGSKRNKDGSVCRKGREGEEKTRALCK, translated from the coding sequence ATGACTATAGTTCTAGCGGAGAAGGTTTGTGGTGTTGGTAATGACAATGAAGGAGGAGATAATAGTGGTTGCAACGATTGTAACAATAACGATGGAGGAGAGGAAGGAGTAGaaggaagaagagaaggaagTAGTGATGTTGGAGGAGGAAGTAGTGGTGATacaggaggaagaagaggaggtaGTGGAGGAGTAAGAGGAGATGGTGATGGTAGTGTCATAGGAGAAGATGGTGGTAACAACAGTGGTAGTAAAAGGAATAAGGACGGTAGTGTCTGTAGAAAGGGTAGAGAAGGGGAGGAAAAGACAAGGGCTttatgtaaataa